The Sphingobacteriales bacterium nucleotide sequence AAAATTTTAAAAACATATTTCTTACAACTACAGTTTATTATCGCCAATCAAAAAATCCTTACACAAGATATAGAAACGTAGATAGCAATGGCGTATCTATACTCTATTTTGGTAATTTAGACATAGGTAGAAATATTGGTACTGAAATTATTTTAAGAGCGCAAATTACAAAATGGTGGAGCGTAATGGCTAATCCAAATCTATTCTACAATGCATTAATTGGTACTATACCAAATGGCGAAGTAGACCAGAATGCAAATAACTTTACTTGGAATATACGTGTAATGAATAGCTTTAAAGTATGGAAAAATGCAGACATACAATTGATGTGGTTCTATCGTGGAAAAGTTAAATTCTTACAAGGAGAATTGCAGCCATTTACTTTTGTCAATCTTGGCTTTAAGAAAGATTTCCTTAAGGATAATAAAGCAAGTATTGCTATTAATATTTCAGATATTTTTCATATTCAAAACTTCAGAGTAACCAGCAGTGGAAGCAATTTTGATGGCAGTGTAAAAAGAATGTGGGAAAGTACCATTGCAAATATTGTGTTTACTTACAAATTTGGTAAAGATGTAAAACCAAGTACTACCAAAAAGAAAGAAGATAACGCAAGTGGTGTAGATGGTGGTGGTTTTTAAAAAACATATCATTGTTTTTGGTTAATTGTTTTTTTATTGTTAACTTCGGTTAAAATAATCAATAAATGAAAAAAGTATTCTCTAAAATTTCAATAGTATTGTTGAGTGCAATGCTATTCTTTTCGTGTAGCAAAACTGATGTTACGAGCGACGAAACACTAGAAGAAAAATCTCTAACGATGCTTCTTTAAGAAAAGCAATTGACAAAGCTGTAGATTTCTACACAGGTGTTTCTAGAACTTACATCAATAATCCTAATTTGAATAATGAATTAGAAACATTAGCTACAAAAATTAATAACAAAACAGCAACTGCTGCAGATTATGATAAAGTAGAACAAATTGTTGGTGTACCTTATGATGAGTTTATTGTAAAAGTTAGAGATTTTGCTTTAGCACTTAATGATTTGAACAAAGCTTATCCAGAATTATCAAAAATGAAACAAGCTGATGTACAAGCTACATTAACTAAGGCTATTGAATTAAATCCAGAATTAAAAAATAGCTTAGGCAACAGTCTAGTAATTAATGGTAGAACAGAAGCATGTCCACTTAGAGATATTTGCAACTTAGCTGTTACACTTACAAAATTATTTGCTGGTGATGCAATTTGTTTAGCAATAAATGTAACAACAGTTCCAGTTGTTGGTGGATTATTATGTTCATTGGTATTAAATATTGGCGCAGGATTGCTTACTGCAATTTGCAATGCATTACCTTGCTAATAAATATTATTCTTATTTCATAAAAAAAAGTCAATGCATACGCATTGGCTTTTTTTTATATATCCATCAATACATCAAAGCTCCAAACCTCTGCTTTTGCAGCAAACCAAGGTTTTACTGTTTTCCAGAAAACACCAAAAAAAGCTGAATCTCTGTAGTTATTCAAATCTGTTTCGGCATCCCAAATACTATAAGTAAAAAATATATTTGGTTGATGGATATCTTGCCACACTTGTAGTTTATGGCATCCTGGCTGGTTTCTAATTGTATTGCAAACCGTATCAAAATACGTTTTAAATGTATCCACTTGTTCTGGTTGCATCGTTAGTTTTACAATTCTAGTTATCATACTCAATGTAGTAGTTCGTAGTTATAATTTATTTTATCCAAATTTTTAGTGCATCGTGCAATCCTAGTCCTAGCAACTGTGAGGCATTACCACAATGTATACTTATTTCCAACAATCCTATGGAATTAAATCTTCCAATTGCATAGCCTTGAGGAACATCAGCATAGTTCTTTACTATTTTTTTAATGAATTCATTTTTTCTATACTCAACAACAATATTATCTATGTTTATATTGTACCTATTTATATCATCATTGCTAATATTGGTAATAATGTTCCCAAAATTATCTATATGAATTATTCTTCCATTGATGCTATCTGGCTCTAGCACTGGCAATATATTTCGTTTCTCTACATAGTTATTAGTAACCACACCAATACTTCCAATATTTTGATTAAATATAATTTCTTTAACTACTCTACAGTAATAATCTTCTAAGTTTTTTAAATTCGCTTGTTTAATATCTACTTCAACAATCAAATCTGGTTTAGAATCTAATGCTAATGATAATACACCATTATCTGGTGCAATGAAAAATAATTTTGGTATTTGGCAGCTAATATTTTTTGGTTTTCAATACCTTGTTCATATACTCTTACTATATGTATTGTGTTTTTTGGAAAATGTTGGTACACATTCTTTAGAAAGAATGCAGCCGTATTTATATCATATGGTGGAATACTGTGCGATATATCTACAATATTAGCAGATGGGCAGGCAGTTAGTAAATCTCCTTTAAATATACTAACATAATAATCTTTATCGCCAAAATCTGTTAATAATGTAATTACCGCCATTAAGAAAAATAAATTATTTTCAAGTACTAAATTATGAATATTTGAGCGAATTAACAATTAAATTAGAAAGTATCGATCCGATAGAATTCTTGGGATTTAATAATGCAAAATTTAAGGTACTAAAAAAAGCATTTAACAAATTAAATATTGTTGCACGAGGCAATAAAATTATTGCTATTGGCAATCAAGAAGATCTTGATGAATTTAATGATAAAATAAAATTATTAATTCAATATGTAGAAAAGTTTGGTAAAATATCTGAGCAACATATTGAAGAAATTCTTCAAGGCGAAAATCCATATGAAACTTATTTTCCTGAGTTTAAAGACAATGTATTAGTGCATGGCAATAATGGATTGCTAGTAAAAGCTAGAACCAAGAATCAGCAAGAGTTAGTTAACCTATCTACAGATAATGATATTGTGTTTGCTGTTGGTCCTGCTGGAACAGGAAAAACATACACAGCAGTGGCATTGGCTGTGCGTGCATTAAAAAACAAAACAGTAAAGAAAATTATTTTAACAAGACCAGCAGTAGAAGCTGGAGAAAATCTTGGTTTCTTGCCTGGAGATTTGAAAGAAAAAATAGATCCATATTTGCGTCCATTATATGATGCTCTTGATGATATGATTCCGCCTGATAAGCTAGCATATTATATGCAAAATAGAATTATCGAAGTGGCACCATTAGCATATATGCGTGGCAGAACATTAGACCATGCTTTTATGATTTTGGATGAGGCACAAAATGCAACTTTATTACAACTAAAGATGTTTCTTACTAGAATTGGTCCTTCTGCAAAATGTATTATTACTGGCGATTTGAGTCAGATAGATTTGCCACGAAACCAACAGTCTGGATTGAAAAATACAATGCGTATTGTGAACAACATTAACGGAATTGGAATTATACACTTGAATGAGGAAGATGTTGTAAGACATAGATTAGTGAAAGCTATCATTAAAGCATTTGACAAAGAAAAAGAAAGACAAGAAGCTGAGAAGAATGCCGAAAATCAGAAATAAATACACTTTATGAGTGACTGCATCTAGAAATTATAAAAGATGGAGTATTTTGATTAATTCAACGTTACTTACTACTTACAATATATACATGCACAATAGCTAGTTCTTCTTTGGTATAGTTGGAGAATTTCTGATTTAGTTTAAGACCATTGAGCAATGTTGCATCATAATCCCAAATTTTTGTATCTATAATAGAAATATTATTCTGATGGTACATTTTTAAATATTCTTTGTATCTCAATCTACTTTGTGGTAATATTTCATTGTCTATAGCATGCCAAAACTTATCGCTAAATTTTAAGAAATTATATACATTGATATTTTTATCAAAATGTGCGAAATGGTCAGTCATATCAATAAAGTGTGACATGATTCCTTTTGGTTTCAATATTCGTTGAAACTCTACCAATATTGGCTCTAAAATTTCTGGATAGATATGTTCAAATGTATTGTTTGATGTAATGAAATCAAATGTATCATTGGCATATTGTGTTTTTCTTGCATCAGCAATATATATTTGTGTTTTAAATGCTTGCAATGCATCTGCTGTAGATGAAAAATGATTAATTTTTTCTTTAATATCCAACAAATGCTGCCATCTACTTTCATCTATGTGAAGAAATTTTTCTGGATATTTATTTCTATGTTGAATAAAAAAATCTAAGCATTCAGCTATTCTATCCAATGTCATAAAATTTACAACATCAATGGATACAATATCGTTGGCACCATGCAAAAAATAGAATATTGGAACAATAGGAAATTGACCTGTGCCCAATTCCATTATTTTTATTTCAGAAAGTTGTTTGTCATTATGTTTTTTGAAATATTGTAAGTGATCTGTGGCATGCAAAATTTTATTGCTAAATTTTTCATCATTGAGTTTGTCTTTTCCTGTAATGTATTTTGAAAAACTCTATTGATTTTTTCAGGATTTTTAGACATAGAAAAACTACGTTGCAATAATGCTTTAACCAACCATTTTCCCATATTTATTTTTTATAGACGATTAACAATGATGCATCTGTGCTACATTTTGTTTGATACATACCTTTGAATAAGTATTGTTTTAAGGATTTGCTTCTATATATTCCACCTTGAAAAATACCTAGGCACCATTTCATTTTTTCAGGTAATATATCTTGATATATGTATGATTCTGCTACAATATTGATACTATATGTCTTATTATCATAGCTACCTGTTACATTTGATTTGCTTGTGTATGTTTTACCATTCTGATGTGTAAATCTTATTTCAATTGTTCCTGCTAGTTTATTATCTGTGGCTGAACTTATATTAATAGTACATGGTAGATAAGTTGCATTATCTGGCTGTGCATAATTTTGAACAATATAACCATTCCAATCTCCAATTAAAATAGGATTTGCAAGGATTAATTTACTAAGAAAAAGTAA carries:
- a CDS encoding class I SAM-dependent methyltransferase, coding for MHATDHLQYFKKHNDKQLSEIKIMELGTGQFPIVPIFYFLHGANDIVSIDVVNFMTLDRIAECLDFFIQHRNKYPEKFLHIDESRWQHLLDIKEKINHFSSTADALQAFKTQIYIADARKTQYANDTFDFITSNNTFEHIYPEILEPILVEFQRILKPKGIMSHFIDMTDHFAHFDKNINVYNFLKFSDKFWHAIDNEILPQSRLRYKEYLKMYHQNNISIIDTKIWDYDATLLNGLKLNQKFSNYTKEELAIVHVYIVSSK
- a CDS encoding SAM-dependent chlorinase/fluorinase, which encodes MSCQIPKLFFIAPDNGVLSLALDSKPDLIVEVDIKQANLKNLEDYYCRVVKEIIFNQNIGSIGVVTNNYVEKRNILPVLEPDSINGRIIHIDNFGNIITNISNDDINRYNINIDNIVVEYRKNEFIKKIVKNYADVPQGYAIGRFNSIGLLEISIHCGNASQLLGLGLHDALKIWIK
- a CDS encoding PhoH family protein — its product is MSELTIKLESIDPIEFLGFNNAKFKVLKKAFNKLNIVARGNKIIAIGNQEDLDEFNDKIKLLIQYVEKFGKISEQHIEEILQGENPYETYFPEFKDNVLVHGNNGLLVKARTKNQQELVNLSTDNDIVFAVGPAGTGKTYTAVALAVRALKNKTVKKIILTRPAVEAGENLGFLPGDLKEKIDPYLRPLYDALDDMIPPDKLAYYMQNRIIEVAPLAYMRGRTLDHAFMILDEAQNATLLQLKMFLTRIGPSAKCIITGDLSQIDLPRNQQSGLKNTMRIVNNINGIGIIHLNEEDVVRHRLVKAIIKAFDKEKERQEAEKNAENQK
- a CDS encoding antibiotic biosynthesis monooxygenase: MITRIVKLTMQPEQVDTFKTYFDTVCNTIRNQPGCHKLQVWQDIHQPNIFFTYSIWDAETDLNNYRDSAFFGVFWKTVKPWFAAKAEVWSFDVLMDI
- a CDS encoding SAM-dependent chlorinase/fluorinase, with amino-acid sequence MAVITLLTDFGDKDYYVSIFKGDLLTACPSANIVDISHSIPPYDINTAAFFLKNVYQHFPKNTIHIVRVYEQGIENQKILAAKYQNYFSLHQIMVYYH